In Clostridium sp. DL-VIII, the following proteins share a genomic window:
- a CDS encoding sigma-70 family RNA polymerase sigma factor — MDFDYVETLVNRCKNNDEEAKEKLAYEFRPLIYNISKRTFIDGYNPHDIIQECYHSLFKSVSRYDLEKHRFVAYATNAIKNNMNDLIKRTKTRRSTEGSDALSLHDDVENDFPEPEISTETSLCEMCDYEDLKLALKNLNEEEVELIDFVFYKNYTVKEYAYFKNMCYSTAIQKKKNILMKILNNISLYY, encoded by the coding sequence ATGGATTTTGATTATGTTGAAACTTTAGTTAACAGATGTAAAAATAATGATGAAGAAGCAAAAGAAAAATTAGCTTATGAGTTTAGGCCTTTAATTTATAATATTTCTAAAAGAACTTTCATTGATGGATATAACCCACATGATATTATTCAGGAATGTTATCATTCACTTTTCAAATCTGTTTCCAGGTACGATTTAGAAAAGCATAGATTTGTTGCCTATGCTACTAATGCCATTAAAAATAATATGAATGATTTAATAAAAAGAACTAAAACCAGAAGATCTACCGAAGGTAGTGATGCATTAAGCTTACATGATGATGTTGAAAATGATTTTCCCGAGCCTGAAATCTCAACTGAAACTTCATTATGTGAGATGTGTGACTATGAAGATTTAAAATTAGCTCTTAAAAATTTAAATGAAGAGGAAGTTGAACTTATAGATTTTGTATTCTACAAAAATTACACTGTAAAAGAATATGCTTATTTTAAAAACATGTGTTACTCTACTGCTATTCAAAAAAAGAAAAACATCTTAATGAAAATCCTCAATAATATTTCATTGTATTATTAA